The Rhododendron vialii isolate Sample 1 chromosome 1a, ASM3025357v1 region AGCCGGTGACAGAAGTCTATCTACAACGATTCAAAGCATTTGTGGATATTTGAATGGAAATTGGATTGTATGAAACTAGCGTCTCAAATAATAGTGATTTAATCTAAAGTCACTTTTAGAAAATAATTGGAGCTGGTTATCGGTTGTTTGCGTAATGTTTTCAATACACAAATAATTGCCCGTAAATAAGCTAATCGAAAAAGAAATGCATAAATAAGCTATAATTTGCCAGTCTGGGAAGGGCCCACAAATGGCCGAAACTGGACCCCAAACTGGATGGTACGAATCTGGATGGGAGTCGGCTCCAGCACAACATAATACATCGATACACAGTTACAACCACAAATAAACCAGATGTTAGGTTactgaaaatcaaatcaacactCAATGTAGCAAACCGGAAAAACTTGGATCCAAACATGCCATTTTTCAcgccagaaaaagaaaaaaaaagtagccaTTTGGGGCTGTCTAATGCTACTTGCCACAAGACAAATATCATACTTGTCCATAGTAGAGGAGAAAATAGGAGGGCTATTACCACAAACAgaaggaaacaaaaatgaaaagaaacgaGGGGGAAGAAAATGACAAATCAACCAAACGATCCCATTACCCACATGAACATTGGAAGGATTCAAATTCTTATTCTTTATTTGTACTTGAAATAAAGAGATCATATGACAGAATgggatgaaaaaaaataaaacaaagtacATACAAACTGGGTGAGTTTTATCTATATTTGCATCGTCTACGCTTTGTGATTTTTTGACATCTCATCAACATCCAGTTCGACTTCCAATACAGGTGAATCCTTCTTCATGCTGAAATGACTGGTAAAATAACACCACATTTAGATAACAAGTTTTCCAATATAGCTAATTTGGTTCAAGTTGCTGAGATCAGCTCACCTGTTCTGCACAGGACCATGATCTACGGCGGTTCTCAGGCAATATATTACCCTGCCAACTATGTCTGTCATGGATACGGGACCAAAGATTCGGCTATCTTTGGCCTCCTGCAATTAAGAAAGggaaacagggaaaaaaaagttaataaatCATGAAGTGTCAACCACCTATTCAAGGTGTTAAGCATTACCCATACACCAAACACGCTATGGAGATAGTAACTGAAGCCCCTTGGGACTTGGATCATGCTTGGCAGATTTGACAGGAATGGAGACGAAAGAAGAGGTGCTCAATATGGTCAAGGATGTAAGTGGAAGGACGACTTCAAAAGAGAAGGGAAGAGGACTGAACCACTGATGGATGTTCCAATCAAGGCGTTAACTCCACCAAGGGAAATACTGCCTTGCATGTAGAAACTAACAGTTTAGAATCACCACTTTGGTGTGTGGAGAGGGATAATGCCTGTGATGTAGAAACTACCCACTTTGGTGTGTGGAGAGGGATAATGCCTGTGATGTAGAAACTACCTAGTTTGGTGTGTGGAGAGGGATAATGCCCGTAAATCATAATGTTTCTTCTTAAGGTGAGGAAAGAAGCATATAGGATAAAGTGGATTCCAAAAGTAGGGATGCGAGCAAGATGACGAGAGTATTGGTAATGGTGCTATTCAAATGTGGTGCTTGTAGGTTGTGTTTTGAGCTTCActgtatatatatttctttcGGTGCTGATATGCTTAGGCTTAGCttcccccccccaaaaaaaaaaaaaaatctaggttGATAAACATGAATCACTACAAGAAgggagaaaggaagaagaaaacacaCACATTCAGCCTGTGCACGAAATCAATCAATGAAGAAAACGGCATACCTTGGGCTTCAAGTTTTCATTGTCGGACAACAGCCAGCACTGATCCTTTTTGAGAACAAATGGCTCCTCTTTTTCATTAGTAGATACCATTTCATAGCCCTCTATGGCAGCCAATCTTCGGATGAGATAGTCATCCGATTTTTCAGGGTCCTTCACAACCACCACATCTCCAACAAAAACACGCCTGCCAATAATGTATTACGCAGTCAAGGGAAGCACCAAACCAGAAAATACACACAGAACGCGTTCACACAGAAGCTGACACCACCACCAAACAAGATATCTGATGGATGCTACAAACAGAAGTTACGAAGCAATTAGAACCGAAGTGCCAGCTAGCCAAGCCAATCAAGTTTCTAGGTAGTAATAAAGCCGCCCACTGAATCCCACCTTCGTCCAGATTGGGGGGGTTTGGCAGCAAAGGAAACCCCCAGTGTGCAATGACCACAGTCCAACGTGAGTCCATTGTCATGAAGGGGGGGAAATTGGAATAAAACAGCAGAAAACCACAAATGGTGCTAGCATGACCGAAACTACAGATGACGCAATCAGAAGCTGAGAAAAATTTATGCACCGAGAAACTAATCTGTTTAAATGGAGGATGGAATTGCTCAGCAGATTAGGTGCCTTATTCAGAAATCAGCAGGGAATTGTGATTTTACTGGTTCGAGCAACATATTCAGTAGAAGCATGATACGCACTCAAAGATATGGGGGCAAACTCGGTATTGACATCAAAATACCAGTGGTCTGGGATAATCCTAGCAAGTAATCTCGCCAGCTTAAAGACAGAGAGGTTAATTGAAGCTAAGTCTACGACGACAATACAAGCATAGCTTGAAACACCTAACCCATTTGATTTGGTATCATTCTGAATTGCTATTCTAGTGCCGTACAATGACCGAGCTTGATTGGATTAACCAGcccaaaaaatgtttaaaaaaagaaagggcaaaATGTCTTGCACATATGGCACATATATAAGCGCAAGATAAGACATAATAGAGCCATCCGTAGAGTACAATAAAGCACATACAAAAAACAATGAACTAAGAAACGAGCATGAGCACATATTTTCATCTAATAATAAGATACGGATTGTTGCAAAGCATGTGAAAACGACTATCACACGTAAGACTTATTTGGTGTTAAAAAAAAGGTAACACTTATTTGCGATATTGAAGATGCATAGGATGACAATATATAAGACCATGAAATTTGTCTGAAGTATCAAAAGATGGAGAGGATAACATCATAACATATGACTACAAACAAATGTATCCTCTTTTCCCAGTTAGTGAACAGCAACCATACATTGGATCTGCTGCTGGTAATTTCCGCACAAGAAGAGTTCCGCCCTGCCCTGCTATTGTTGGGGCCATCTCCTCTCCTTTGTTCCAATGGAAGTATGTCAACTTTCCTTGAAATAGATGTTTCCATATAGCATCACCTACTTCTCTCTCAGTTATTTGACCTCCTTTATAGTTCTACATCAAAATGAAGATAATCTCAGTTCAATCTCCAAGAAAAAATACTTAAAGCTCACAACTTTCTCTACCATAACTAAATATATTGAACGAAACAAAATACTTCTTGTTGCAGAGgcaaaaaataattaacattCCAGATGGTCAAGCCAGAATAATTGCGTTCACTGGAAGTAAAATTCAAGCAGCTAGAGTTCACTTTAAGAGAAGTAGGCGGAGGCCAGATTGACTGCACGTTTGCACCTATATGCATCCCAAGATGGTTACAAGGTTAAACTATGTTCCACTGAGAAATGAAGCTCGTCTTGTCCACATAGAGTATTCACCATATCCTTCTCCTAAAGATATATCATAGCTTGTACAACGTAAAAACCAATCCAACACCCTCTAGTGGTGCAAATTGAGACCACCATAAGCCAACTTATACTTTTGATTCAAGAAAACCTAATTGCCCATCATAAAGGACAATTCAACAAACATATATCAGGAGACCCACGAAAATGTTAAAGGCATGAAATGAGGGAAAGTGAATAATGGATGCCCGTGTGAGAATTGCTCTTGGCGTGGAAGAGAGAAACTCCTGATGATAAGCAGATGGAGAATTGGCGGAGAAAGACACTGTTGTGGAGCTTCATGGATGTTTTCATGAGTCAACAAACCAAATGTAAGAGGACTTTATAGCCAAAGGCGGTGGCGTCAATGTCTGTCCTTCGTAGATGCAGAGATGATGGTAGTGGTGCTAATTATGATAATGCTGGTAAAAAGGTGACGGTGTGGGTGGTAACTGGTAAGGCCCcttgtcactctcttttttgttgttttctcttaatttttactGAATTTGGGTATAATTTTCACACCACATCATTAGGCTCGACGAGAGGAaccgaaaaagtataaaaatatagcccaaagttgaaaaagttcactaaagacaacCAAAAAGACACTAACAAACAGTACTTATATACCAAATTAACAAGCTAAAAATGATCCTTATCGCCAACAACCTTATAAGAAAACGAACTCCATTCGAGTGAGGAAACTAAATGGATCTGAATACCACTCACTCAAGTTAAAATTGAAACACCAATCCAAGCAAATGGAATAAAGAGATTTAGCTTGCTTTGTCTTTTCTACACCAAGTAAATCATAAAACAACAATACCAGGtaatttttccttgtttggttttaGAAGGAAAAATATCAAAACGAAGAACAATTTTCCTCCtcactttcctttcctttcttttcctc contains the following coding sequences:
- the LOC131321205 gene encoding mitochondrial ATP-independent inner membrane protease subunit 2-like, with the translated sequence MVSLSTWFRYIAHKFEYSVSLTCKNYKGGQITEREVGDAIWKHLFQGKLTYFHWNKGEEMAPTIAGQGGTLLVRKLPAADPMRVFVGDVVVVKDPEKSDDYLIRRLAAIEGYEMVSTNEKEEPFVLKKDQCWLLSDNENLKPKEAKDSRIFGPVSMTDIVGRVIYCLRTAVDHGPVQNSHFSMKKDSPVLEVELDVDEMSKNHKA